The following proteins are encoded in a genomic region of Patescibacteria group bacterium:
- a CDS encoding four helix bundle protein, with product MEGGIKRVEDLDVYRRLFNLHIKVHNLTLTFPGFELYELGSQLRRSSNSCPANLAEGFSNKHIKMYLEGISRIQAELRETKHHLKVAYCKKYITLEKLKYFIDEYDICGKMLTNLEKSLYKYT from the coding sequence ATGGAGGGTGGGATAAAAAGAGTTGAGGATCTGGACGTTTATAGAAGGTTATTTAATTTACATATAAAAGTTCATAATTTAACTTTAACTTTCCCTGGATTTGAACTGTATGAGTTAGGTTCTCAACTGCGCCGGTCTTCCAATTCCTGCCCGGCTAATTTAGCGGAAGGATTTAGTAATAAGCATATTAAGATGTATTTAGAAGGGATTTCTCGCATTCAAGCCGAATTAAGAGAAACAAAGCACCATTTAAAAGTAGCGTATTGCAAAAAATATATAACTTTAGAGAAATTAAAATATTTTATAGACGAATATGATATTTGCGGCAAGATGCTGACAAATTTAGAAAAATCACTTTATAAATATACCTAA
- a CDS encoding HAD-IC family P-type ATPase, whose amino-acid sequence MSDFHGLSIKSCLKELKTSVNGLTNEEAAKRLKKYGPNKLEEEKPLSRFAIFVSQLKSPLIYVLLVAAAVSFLLSEYVDAGVIFGAVVLNTIIGFFQENKANRALSKLRKMVEHKALVLRDGRETVVDSGQLVVGDIIILQAGNRILADGRIIEANDLRASEANLTGESIPSSKSTGKIPKGAALADQENMVFGSTIIVRGNGKAIITAVGAKSEIGKIANLVKTTTEEKTPLQLRLLRLSKFLGLAIILVCLFVAGVGIWQGRDFFEMFIVSIAIAVAAIPEGLAVSVTVILVLGMQRILKRKALTRKLVAAETLGSTTVICADKTGTLTEGKMEVSKIVIGEKEFGLETLGAKGDNQEAEAVSLALKIGMMCNDAIAEIPEDKSAEEKIIGAPTEVALLSAARRAGLDREKLLKIEPKIAELPFSSEKKFMITLHKG is encoded by the coding sequence ATGTCTGATTTCCATGGTTTATCAATTAAATCCTGCCTAAAAGAATTGAAAACTTCAGTAAATGGCCTGACAAACGAGGAAGCGGCCAAACGATTAAAAAAATACGGACCCAATAAACTTGAAGAAGAAAAGCCTTTAAGCCGGTTCGCTATTTTTGTTTCCCAGCTTAAAAGCCCTTTGATTTATGTTTTATTGGTGGCGGCAGCTGTTTCTTTTCTTCTTTCTGAATATGTTGACGCCGGGGTAATCTTTGGCGCCGTTGTTCTTAATACTATTATCGGTTTTTTTCAGGAGAATAAGGCTAACCGGGCCCTAAGCAAGTTAAGAAAAATGGTTGAGCACAAAGCTTTGGTTTTGCGGGACGGGCGGGAAACCGTGGTTGACAGCGGCCAATTGGTCGTCGGCGATATAATCATCCTGCAGGCGGGCAATCGGATTTTGGCTGACGGCCGGATAATTGAGGCCAATGATTTGCGGGCCAGCGAAGCTAATTTGACCGGGGAGTCAATCCCTTCTTCCAAGTCCACCGGCAAAATTCCCAAAGGGGCGGCTTTGGCCGACCAGGAAAATATGGTTTTCGGAAGCACGATTATTGTCCGCGGCAACGGAAAAGCGATAATCACCGCGGTCGGCGCCAAAAGCGAAATAGGCAAAATCGCCAATTTGGTCAAAACCACGACCGAGGAAAAAACTCCTCTGCAATTGCGTTTGCTGCGTTTGTCCAAATTTTTGGGTCTGGCCATAATTTTGGTTTGTTTGTTTGTCGCGGGCGTCGGTATTTGGCAGGGCCGCGATTTTTTTGAGATGTTCATCGTGAGCATAGCCATCGCCGTCGCGGCCATTCCGGAAGGCCTGGCCGTGTCCGTGACCGTGATTTTGGTTTTGGGCATGCAGAGAATTTTAAAGCGGAAAGCTCTTACGAGAAAATTGGTGGCGGCGGAAACCTTGGGTTCAACCACCGTTATTTGCGCGGATAAAACCGGCACTTTAACGGAAGGGAAAATGGAGGTGTCCAAGATTGTTATTGGCGAAAAAGAATTTGGATTGGAAACTTTGGGCGCAAAAGGGGATAATCAGGAAGCCGAAGCGGTCAGTTTGGCCTTGAAAATCGGTATGATGTGCAACGACGCTATCGCAGAAATTCCAGAGGACAAATCGGCCGAGGAAAAAATTATCGGCGCCCCGACCGAAGTCGCCTTGCTTTCGGCCGCCAGGCGAGCGGGGCTGGACCGGGAAAAGCTTTTAAAAATTGAACCGAAGATTGCCGAATTGCCTTTTTCCAGCGAAAAGAAATTTATGATTACTTTGCATAAGGG